tggttcatatatattcgagattgataaatatttctctttaatagatttcatacaAACATAACTTTTGTTTctagtgatgcgtttatcagagatatcatctctgtccatattcagatcgctataAATACAGActaataaggtcttaaacgtgttttccttctcgggggtctaacaaccatacccaatatttctttcGGAAATCTGaaaggacaaactccaatatactttcaagagaatcaactagacagttagaatcaatctatagaaaagtatatcaaggagttatatctctctttcacaatgtaatcaacaaatcaaaaaaatcaaatccgtgagcctgattattgaACGGTACCacaaaccaatgttcaagtgtcaatcaatttatatcatcAACCAAAGTTtgtattatctaattgattgaactatgctcaacctgtgatatttctattatataacaaaatataatgcggaaaagaaataacacagacaccggaaattttgttaacgaggaaaccgcaaatgcagaaaaaccccggaacctagtccacctttgaacaccacactgtatcaagcctctacagacactagcctactatcaatgaacttcggactggaatgtagttgatccctaaccaatctcacaccgatcaaggtacagttgtgctccttacgtctctgaaccccagcaggattctacgcacttgattcccttagctaatctcacccacaactaagagttgctacgatccaaagtcgaatacttgataaacaaatctgtctcacacagaaaattctattgatatagataaatctgtctcccacagaaatacctatgagttttgttccgtctcacACTTATTTATATGAACACTTCCAAagtcgaagttagccatataaacacttccatatcaaccttattcaaatgactagttcaaatgactcaaatgaaactagttgtagagttgttcaattgttatattctcatagaagtatacaataacacaattgaagcaaaatcggtttgattcactcgaatcaattcatggacatcatatccacggtttgaaaagattgcattccttattatataaatgtatatgTTCATGGAACAACCCATTCTAGAactttaacccactcaagtatgcaaacaggtacgcatacttaagtagccggacctgGATTGTGTCTTATCgtacgcgtacgagtacacaTACTACgacacatccaaaacaacagttgaaatcagtacgcgtacgggtacacacacTATAGTTCCCAGACTTCAATTGATTTCtcaagtacgcgtacgggtacgcatatcaaggctcccggactttacctgacctcgccagtacgcaaacgtgtatgcatactataccgttcttggatcaacatatatgcaagtacgcgtactatgttcataatccaattatggttaagttttataaaatctatttcaatcattgaaacattcttagaggatgacaatagttgttttcacgaactattaacatcaaagcaattttcaaattattgaaataatcattacaaaATATTCCAAGTATACATCAAATggctgtatcacacaaatcatgaaagatgttactcggaaattttcacatgatcatcttttgactttcatcaagaatataagatgaacttggttgaaacaaaagcttaccaacacatccaacacatatttcgagaaatatgtaagcgagttaaactcaggtcGGAATATCAAACGTTTATAATTGAatactatatagttatacgacttttgtcccaatataggagatatagtagaaatagtctttccaagtgataaatgagtttcagtctccatatagcttttgttgatgaagttccacaagctctccttagtagttcttcgtcttcaattgatgaacgtcgtgaagtctaatgctcaactacacaatctatcctagtccgagacatagcaaTAAGTTGACTAGaagtagttttgatcactaacattgacaaacaagcttggtaTAACAACgattgtgagtttgaccgagcagtgctctaacaataagtaaTGTAAAATCCTAACCTTGCAAGTCGATTTTCGAGGTTATAATACTTTCCCACGAGGTCTCAAGTCAATGTGTGATGCAATTAGTTACTACAAGGCTAACACTGAGATACTAATAGACACATTTAACTCACTTATATGGAATGTATAGACATGTGGGTTCACTTCCTTGGTCACAGTTTGTGGGATGTTTTCGCAAAGATTCTCGAAAAGAACCATATTGTTACGTCTCTTTCAAGTGGGTTCGGATCAGGTGGTGAAAGATTTAtcacattatttcttttatcacaggGATTTTGTCTTAGAAGCCGCCAAAAGGTTGAAAAACTATACAAGTAGACTCAAGCATATTTGAGGCTAAAATTAGGATTTTGTGATGCATCTTATGTTTAGGATCTTGCTTCAGCAGTACTCGTtattattatttgtaagttataaAAATTGATGCGTATTGCGATTGATGAGTATAAATTATCATTAAATGGACGATAAATCTTATTGATGTTTGCGATTGATTGTCTGTTACCAAAATTCCATCTTAAATATACTTATTATTACCTTGGACTTTTGATGAGTTACGAATGAAATTCTAAGAAGTATAagcatttctcaaaattcatgatagCTAGTATCTTGGGGATTAagctaaaggaagaaattgtttgtTCCTAATATTCTTTTATTTGGCTATTCCAGATAGATAAAACCCtcagtaagaaaaaaaaattattggttAGATCCATAAGTATAAAGAGTGATTCGAATCCAAAATGTGCAATGACTAGAAAATTTTGGACCACATAATAAATATCTACCTCAAAAAACCTATATCAAATGAAAGATGCTAAGATTTGTAAAACTATTCCCTCCAAATCAGAACCTTTCTTAAATTAAGTGGCATTTTTGTTAAGTGGCCATATAAGTACACCTAGTATTAACAGTTCATTTTTTAGATTCTTCTGCTATATTGTCTAACATTTTCAAGAGAAACTAGAAAAAACATATCCTATTATGGGCCCAACTTGTGTCACCATGCACACATCATTGTTCCTTTTTATAGAATGGGGAAGATTTTATTAGGAAAAAAGTATTGTACAAAAGTTATACTATCTAATATATAGAAGAAGCAGAGAAAATAAACATTACgggaaaaagaaatcacaatttaaaaCCGAAATGAAAATATTAATATGTAAAAGATAACTGTCTACTTAAAACCAAGTGGGTAAAAAAGATATAGCTTATCAAATGAAACCTTTGTCTGTTTTAAAGAGCATGGTTCTTTTCGGAAACACGTTCCCAAAAGACCGTAAATCACTAGTAGATGTGACCCATCTCTACATGCTGTTACAGTGTTCAATAAAGTCGACTATAAAAGTGTTGGAAAAATGAGTACTCAGATGATGAAATTCAGAGAATAGAAACGAATGTTGTATCACTTGACTTCAAGGAATTGCGATTATTTTCAACAATTATTTCGACCCTTCTCAAATAATTGGTGAGTATAATCGGTCAGCAAAATATTGCTTTTaggatacaatgaagccctaacaatgTTATTGGATTCAAAGGTTGTACTCctttgacccaaccaagaacacacaggaATATGATTCGTagatgcttagagagaaagagATTTTCATGTTTTGAAATGGGCGAAAGCCTTCACTATTTAAAGAGGAATTCATTTCTTTTGAAGATGACTTTTTATCTCCAACAGACGCTTTCAACATGCATTCATTAATGGCATCTCTTGGAGAGAAACCATATGGAAGAGAAGCGTCGATAGAAATTTCTGAAAACCGAAATAGgttttcaaattcaaaaccagaaaaacaTTCTTCAACCACAGCAAAAAGGAACAGTGGATTTTTTTATGACGACCCATAAAATCTTGCCTCTAACATAATGCCCGACAGGTCGACACTCCCCGATGTACAACTCTGATGCGAAAACCAGGTCATAAAGCTTCATTAGCTCATCATGCAGAACCCCATCGATTTCGATTTCATCTTGTCTCAGATTTTCtctaaaaaaaagggaaaaaagaattatatatttttttagttataatttctaaaaataatttattaagattaaattAAGATACTATTAAGAATATTTCCAAGCATGCTTCGCAAGCatgactctttttttttgttaagggTGCAAAGCCTTAACGGCCATGGATGATGCTTATTTAATGTTGAATATAGGTCTCTGAAAAATCTTGTTCAGTTTGGTGGTTCTTAAGAGCATCTCGGAGATGCTCTAATTTTCTCTGGAGATGCTCTAATTTTCTATAAGAATTCCTTAACTCGGCATTGAATTCACACCACTCCATGGATGCAAACCCGTTAAATGCTAGACTGGATGCAGATGATGCTGAAACTATGTAATCCACACCATGCTCACCGATACCGAGTTTCATGCTGTCTTCCGGTCCCATTGGGCCCAATGTTGAATGTTTAGCTTTGTCCCCAACTAAAAGGCCCAAGACTACCACACCAGTAGGCAGTAGTACAGTTTGGTAAAAACCAGTCAAAGTCACTTGAAACTTGAAAGGCCAAGCTGATGCTCATAGGTAGTCCACAAATATTTGGTCATAATTTATCCATCCTGCCAGTGGTTTCTAAGATGAAAAACAATTTGGATGTGGTGCCAGGGAATGGTGCACGAGCTCTGTAACTTATATTACTGGCAGAGAAAACAATTGGCCCAACCAGTTCATTTTGTCGTTTGATAATCAGACCTACCATTTTTTCCATCTCAATTGGTGAGTGATTATATTGAAAGCATGCATGTCATATATCTATGTGATGCTATTCTAATCGTGTTGCGGTTTTCTCTTATTTACCCGCCTACGGCAAATTCCAGCATTGCAAGAATCCAGAATGTCCAAGTCGAATAAGATTCTTTTTTCTCAGTCTGTGTACCCTCCCTATGGCAAGATCAAACACTTTAACATTTCCGCACTGTTTATCAAGAAAAAAACAAGCAATTTTTCATATCCCCACATGGCCACAACCCCAAAGCTAGCCTAAAGCAAGCAAGACATTATTGTCCTTAAATAGTAAAAATGCGCAGTAGACTAGATTCTACCGATGGGGGGGAAAGAATAGAGATTTGTAGGGTAAAAAAAGATCTCCTCAAAGCCAATAATGTAACCATGAATTATATATTTAAATCTTTTAAAATATAAGATATAATTATTATCATCTTTTAAAAGAACCAACGAAGAAGGACATACACAAATTGGAATAAAACAGGACGGTCGTTAAGATGATCATGGGAGACCGGAGTACGGTTTCTCATGTGTTTGTAGACCCAACCAAAGCTATCAACAGTAGTATTTCAATCTAGATCCTTTGGCTCAAGCCAAGACCCTTCCCTATAGCAGCCTATACTCGCTGGTCATTGCAGCGTATGATCGATCATTTAAGAGGAAAGATCTGTCATTTATATTTCGGGTGGATATTGGAGAATATCTAAAGATTTAAAGGCCTAGACAGACAATATAACACTTACATTTTGTTTGTTTGCAGTTGACTCGACGTCAGCAATTAGACTGTTTGTTTTCTATGTTGATTCAGATCTGACTCGCCTCTGACTCAGACCTAATCTCTGACTCGGACCCGTTTGAGTCagataacaaaatacccctgactcatggggtcaaaccactgactcacatatttttgagtcagttgagtcagatctgactcaagtcACGTGATTTCATTCAGATCCAAATGACttagatccagacgactcagatgagtcaggagtaaacaaacaaggtgttagTCTTATGGTCTTCAAATCTAGCATCTAAAATGAAAGTCCACATCAACTAAGACATCCACTCAAGTCTTATGGTCATTCCAATCTATCATCTAGATGCGTTGAACCATCCTATAAATTATAGAATTTGGTCGTGCTAAATGGAACAGTGCAACTATCTCAGCCGTCTGATAAAAAGATAAAACAATCTCGGTGAACCATTCCGCgataaatagaattttgattGCGTTGAATGAAACAACGCAACTATCTGTCAACTAGTTAGCATTCGAGATATATCTGGAAAGAGAAATAAAAGAGAAGAATAGGCAACATTTTCTATCTAATCTAGAAGCAAAACTAGCACCATAAAACTTAGCCTAAACATCACCACGCTGAACGGTGATAAAAGCATCGTTCATACTAATTAGGACAAGCCGATGACAATTCTGAAGTTCTGAAATTTAGAGCAGCCATGTGGATGGACAAATATATTAGTTCTTCGCCATAAACTTGACTGGTCGGCCGTTCTCTTGCCGCCAACGGCTAACatcataaaagaaaacaaataacacatctAGATATGAACATGAACGACCAGGTATATCCAGAAATGAGTCTTATCTAGTATAAAATAGAGGTCGCACAAACAAGTTTCACACTGTCGCATACGGTGGTACTTCTGTGTCCTGTTGCATCCGTGTCTTTTGACGTTTAATCATGTATCATTTGCCAAGCTACCCACAAGTGCACACATGACTGCAGGCAACATGTGATGAAATAATCTCAGAAGCATATCGACGCCCCTTTATGTGTCCTTTGTTTTGTTTATCTCTTTTTTATCATCTTTTAGCGACTGTTCATCTTTGGTGAGTGTTTCTCTATGTACTTTTTGGTGCCTCTTCGACACTATCGTTTGAATGCATTTGCGATTTGCCTCTTCGGAAACAACATCAGCCGTGTctgagagatttcataaagttTTACCATGCAGCTGTCAAAAGAGATTAGGCACAATACGTCTTCTTCACAAATCTAACATAAAGCAATCTCAATCTTTTTTCTTCAACGACATCAACGTACAAAAAACTGGTGACCCATTTACACCACCATTATACCAACAGCATACCACTATTTATATTTGTCAAACTAAGGGACGCCCTTTTACACCATATTTCTTGTTCTCCATCTCATCATAAACTTTCTTGATAATGACTTAACATGAAAACATGAACATCCCTCCCAACAACATAAATATGTAAGCAGTGCTAGCTTTAATTAATTTAGTGGTATTGGTTGACAGGGGAGAGACCTCCCTTTCACTCCCCCACAGAATATATATATTCATCATCTCACTCACTCAACAAATCTTGAAATTAATCAAGAAACCCTAAACATATACTCTTGTCCCCTAAGTAAATCTTAGACAAAAGTAAACATCACTAATAGCAGTATACACGCTTATAATTTGgattaatttatttaagagtggTGTTAATTATCTCTATCGTTTTTAATGAAATCTGATGTATCTATAGCTTCACTGAGTGTGTTAGAGTCTATAGATAAACTAAAATTATGGGCATAATCTACTTGCAATAATGTTGACTAGTTAGGTCAGTCTTTTCATAAttatttacaattgatgtttgattcTATGTTATATCAAATTGCCTTCGTTTTTAGAAAAGATGTACTATCATTTTTCGTTTCaggaaatgggctatatagccaaaaacaCAAGTTTTCTGGGCCATATGAACTGGTAGAAGTTtcgtctgggtcaaatggacagttCAACTTTTTAATTGAAACTGATCCAATTACCCTTTTGTAACTGCACGTTCTCCGTCTCCTCAACAAAACCACGTTCTCCTTCTCTCTTCAGATGAAAACCGCCAacatccttcttcttcatcttctcacaaACTAGAAGAGGAACAAATTCGTCCATTGTTTCCCTAAACCAAAAACCATCAGAAATCGATTTCCTCCACCGTCTCCTAACCATCAACAGTAGCAGATTCATCAGAAACCATCCGAAAATCAGTTTCCTGCAAtacttgttatgcataactggttatgcagtaaaagcaactatgcataactgcgtagcttattatgcataactgcttatgcaataaaagcaactatgcataactgcgtagcttattatgcataactggttatgcagtaaatgcaaacatggtgaactgcataacttattatctATCCTGCATGTTGCTTGTTATGCATATATATCCTGCAtgttgcttcagaaaaaaaattcttactcaaaattaaaatatcaaatcaacaacaacaaagatcaaatttaaaaaatcaaatcatatctatcctgcataacatcttaggcagatccaaaattaactgcatgatttgttatgcattgtttagagtatgtgcataacttgttatgcataactggttatgcagtaaaaacagctatgcataacgttatgcataactgcttatgcagtaagagcagctatgcataactgcgtaacttgttatgcataactggttatgcagtaaaagcaactatgcataactgcgtagcttattatgcataactgcttatgcagtaaaagcaactatgctaaactgcgtagcttattatgcataactggttatgcagtaaaagcaaacatggtgaactgcataacttattatgcataactgcttatgcagttaaaatacaaacattgtttaactgcataacatcttactGCATTCATACAACCCATACTCCAACATCTCTTCCACTCTCTCAACAACCATTATAATCTCGCTACAACAACATCTCCTAACGCAGATGTTCTCCTCCCTGGAATCCAGATTTGCTCATCATGAATAAACGAACATCTGTGTACAATGCCCTATAAATTAActaaaaccaaaaatggtttgcaTTTGTGTACCATCAAAATACCATTTTGGCACAATGTACCACCAAAGAAGCTGTCATAAATTACTATGTACTTCTACGACTACGAGTACTGCTCTAAACAGTTCCATATAATACTTTCTCCTTCAGCAAGTTACTATGTACTTACTAGCAAAGTTCTATTTCCCTTAAGCCTCTAACACTCAACCAAGTTATCATCAGTAAATACCCAAaaaaacaagaaccaatcaatcaATCCAGAGTTCATCACCAATATTGAAAGTAACATAAGCATCAACAACTGCATGCATAATCTGTGGTTGTGTAAGGTATTTTTGATTCCAATTGCTCACAATAACATCTCTAGGTCTTTCAATAACATCTCTGTGGTTGTGTAACGTAAAGGAGAAATCCTAATAATaacctaaacccaaaattggtttgcatctgtgtatattgcattgaaaataagatTGCTAAACCCTAGGAGACAAACCCAAATAATGTCACATAATCAACTAAACCCTGGATATtccaaatcaacaactaaaatcaaaaattaacaaagattaatcttcaaattcataaaaaaccatcaacaactaaaaattacttcaaaatcgacagagaaacttcaattggacaaaaaccaaatcaaaattatttcaattgaaattTACCGTTCGACGCTATTAGATGAAACTTCGATTCAACAGTTGAAACTCCAATTGAAACTTCGATTCAACAAACTATTCAACAATCATTAATCACCATGATTGATCAACCAGATCTGAAAAAGACACGAGTTCTGAAACTTTGATCGAATTCTGCAGGTGAGGAATAAACGAGCTCTGCCGGGACGGGGAGGTTttgaaaagagaaataaattctctttgaaaataagagtttagaaggtTAGGGATATTTTAGgtaagacatatttttttattttaattttcgtgggccaaatatccaaattggctatataaacagtatatttctgatgtttggctatataaacagtatcaaaagctaagaatctatttcacccaggaattttgtgttttggtctttttgaccaattttgtgttttcgtTTTAACTAAAAATAGGTTAGAATGGAAAAAATGATAGTAACTCTTTTCAAAAATATGACCGGGCGGTTAAGTGAAGGCTGTCAGAGGCAATAAGTTGCCCTGTCGGCTATCATATGGCCGCCAACGTAGAGAAACGACTACTTCCCGTGTTCAGATTTTGATGTTTTGACTGTCACTAGTGTGGCACTGTATATAGACAACGATTACGTCTATGATGGGTTAAGCACTTAAGGTAATTAGTGGTAAATAATTGTACATATGAAGAAGAATTGTTAATGCTAATAGAATTATTAAAAGGGGAAATAACATGGGAGATGAAGAAAAAGAGAGACAAAAGCACTTTTAATAGGCCCTATATCATGTCTCCTTAGTTGGACTAAGATGTGATCTTAATATCCATTTTTTCCTCCACACTATCTTTTCTTGATTTTACTTTACCCATCTCCTTCTATAACTCCTATTACTTCCATTTCTTGCAACATTCTCTtacccaaacaaaaaaaaaaacacaccaaTATTCTGTTCCAATCCAAGCTATGTCCTCGAGTGATAAAGGAAAAAATTACTCAGAAGGTTCCTCATCGAGATCGGTTACTAATCCTGATAttcatcaccaccaacaacagcaTCAACAGGCTCCACTTAGTCGATACGAATCTCAGAAACGAAGAGATTGGAATACATTTGGGCAGTACTTGAAGAATCAAAGACCACCAGTTTCACTATCACAGTGTAATTCCAACCATGTTCTTGAATTCTTGAGGTACCTTGATCAATTTGGAAAAACGAAAGTTCATATTCAAGGTTGTGTTTTCTTTGGACAACCTGAACCACCAGCTCCATGTACTTGTCCACTTAGACAAGCTTGGGGAAGTCTTGATGCACTTATAGGTCGGCTTCGAGCTGCTTATGAAGAAAATGGAGGGTCTCCGGAGACAAACCCTTTTGGTAGTGGTTCAATTCGTGTTTATTTACGTGAAGTGAGGGAGTGTCAAGCTAAGGCTCGTGGGATCCcttacaagaaaaagaagaagaagagaaaccaAGTAACCAGGGCAGCGGAAGAAGATGAATCGAATCAGCCTGCGATGTAGAACGGTAAATCTTATTACCTCCATTAACAAAAGTTCAAATAGTAGTTGATTATAACTTAATTTCCTCATATAGCAGATTGATCTATAAAATGTTGCTGTCCATATAAAAACCAAGTTGTTCACATAAAATCACCAATTAAACTTGTACAATTTCGTTAGATCGTTGTTTATGCTGATAGTTTTCACTGTTAGAACAACAGTAGGCCTACAGTAGTTCTTATATCGAACAAAGAACCTTTAAAACCCTTCATGAAAATCTACCTGATTAATTACTAGGATTCACTCGAAGAAGCGAATCTTACCATCAGAAACTAAGGAATAGCTGAAAAATCCCTAACAGTATCCATTTTACTGAACACTGACTTGAATCTTTTATCCTTAGACGCCCCTTTCTAGATAGCTCAATGCCTATCACCCCATCTTTTTGATTAGATATCTTTCAGTAGTATTTTTATTATCTTTCTCTTGTTAACGTATATTAGATTAGTAGGGGGTGGCAAAACGTTGTACTAGTCACATTCCAAGTAGGTCAAATGACGAGCATACTATTTTGATTTGCTACTAACTGCATCTTCATTTTACGCCTCTATGGACTCTAGGAGACCTCAATATACCCAAAATCCATCTATACTGAAAACACCATAATCTGAAAATCCTTCAACTGTAAATGCAGAACGCTTTGGTGGATTTGTTTCAAAAATAAAGCATGGAAAGCAATAACGCTTTGGCTGTTAATTGAATCCTTATTACCTCGAGTCGGATTTGATTCATGGTTTTAAAATAGC
This DNA window, taken from Papaver somniferum cultivar HN1 chromosome 3, ASM357369v1, whole genome shotgun sequence, encodes the following:
- the LOC113357878 gene encoding protein LIGHT-DEPENDENT SHORT HYPOCOTYLS 10-like, whose amino-acid sequence is MSSSDKGKNYSEGSSSRSVTNPDIHHHQQQHQQAPLSRYESQKRRDWNTFGQYLKNQRPPVSLSQCNSNHVLEFLRYLDQFGKTKVHIQGCVFFGQPEPPAPCTCPLRQAWGSLDALIGRLRAAYEENGGSPETNPFGSGSIRVYLREVRECQAKARGIPYKKKKKKRNQVTRAAEEDESNQPAM